A region of Leclercia adecarboxylata DNA encodes the following proteins:
- a CDS encoding virulence factor BrkB family protein yields MLKNVHQKASHHTRPFRAWLKLLWHRIDEDNMTTLAGNLAYVSLLSLVPLVAVIFALFAAFPMFSDVSLQLRHFVFANFMPATGDVIQNYIEQFVANSSKMTAVGACGLIVTALLLMYAIDSALNTIWRSTRARPKVYSFAVYWMILTLGPLLAGASLAISSYLLSLRWASELNSVIDDVLRIFPLLLSWLSFWLLYSIVPTTRVPNRDAMTGALVAALLFELGKKGFALYITMFPSYQLIYGVLAVIPILFVWVYWTWCIVLLGAEITVTLGVYRELKKAAEAEKQREADQP; encoded by the coding sequence ATGCTAAAAAACGTTCATCAAAAAGCAAGCCACCACACCAGGCCGTTTCGTGCGTGGCTAAAACTTCTCTGGCACCGCATCGACGAGGACAACATGACGACGCTGGCAGGCAATCTTGCCTACGTGTCGCTGCTCTCCCTTGTGCCGCTGGTGGCTGTCATCTTTGCCCTTTTTGCCGCCTTTCCGATGTTTTCTGATGTCAGCCTGCAGCTGCGGCATTTTGTGTTTGCTAATTTCATGCCGGCAACCGGTGATGTCATCCAGAATTACATTGAGCAGTTTGTTGCTAACTCCAGCAAGATGACGGCGGTAGGTGCCTGCGGGCTTATCGTCACCGCGCTGCTGCTGATGTATGCCATTGACAGTGCGCTGAATACTATCTGGCGCAGCACCCGCGCGCGTCCGAAAGTGTATTCGTTTGCGGTTTACTGGATGATCCTGACCCTGGGGCCGCTGCTGGCCGGGGCCAGCCTGGCGATCAGCTCCTATCTGCTCTCGTTACGCTGGGCCAGCGAACTCAACAGCGTGATTGACGATGTGCTGCGTATCTTCCCGCTTCTCCTCTCGTGGCTCTCTTTCTGGCTGCTTTACAGCATTGTTCCGACGACGCGCGTGCCTAACCGGGATGCGATGACAGGGGCGCTGGTTGCCGCTCTGCTGTTTGAACTGGGCAAGAAAGGGTTCGCGCTTTACATCACCATGTTCCCCTCCTATCAGCTGATTTATGGCGTGCTGGCGGTGATCCCCATTTTATTCGTCTGGGTATACTGGACCTGGTGTATCGTCTTGCTTGGCGCGGAAATTACTGTCACTCTCGGGGTATACCGCGAGCTAAAAAAAGCAGCAGAAGCCGAAAAACAACGAGAAGCAGACCAACCATGA
- the dtd gene encoding D-aminoacyl-tRNA deacylase, whose translation MIALIQRVTRASVTVEGDVTGEIGPGLLVLLGVERDDDEQKANRLCERVLGYRIFSDADGKMNLNVQQAGGSVLVVSQFTLAADTERGMRPGFSKGAAPDRAEALYDYFVGRCRQQEMHTQTGRFAADMQVSLVNDGPVTFWLQI comes from the coding sequence ATGATTGCATTGATTCAGCGCGTAACCCGTGCCAGCGTCACCGTGGAGGGGGACGTGACGGGCGAAATTGGTCCGGGACTTTTAGTCCTGTTGGGTGTCGAAAGGGATGACGACGAGCAAAAAGCCAACCGCCTGTGCGAGCGCGTGTTGGGTTACCGCATCTTCAGCGATGCGGATGGCAAAATGAACCTTAACGTCCAGCAGGCGGGTGGCAGCGTGCTGGTGGTGTCACAGTTTACGCTGGCAGCCGATACCGAGCGCGGCATGCGCCCGGGCTTCTCTAAAGGGGCTGCGCCGGATCGGGCAGAAGCGCTTTATGACTATTTTGTCGGGCGTTGCCGCCAGCAAGAGATGCATACACAGACCGGACGATTCGCTGCAGATATGCAGGTTTCGCTGGTCAATGATGGCCCTGTCACTTTCTGGCTCCAGATATGA